One Echeneis naucrates chromosome 16, fEcheNa1.1, whole genome shotgun sequence genomic window, TTGCCTCATCTCGGGGCTTTCTGAGGGCTTTAAGAATTTCATATTTTTCGAgacaaatagataaaaaaagtgaaatctgaAGCAGCTCTCCTGACTTTTAGTCCCAGTAAGGAACAGAGGACATGAACCGTGTGTGCTATAAATGTTTTTacgttattatttatttttatttttttacaggttGACATGTTGAAAAgctctccatctgctgcaggCCGCACCAAGGAGTTCCAGACAATGAGGTGTGTGAAACCTGAAGTCTGCACTGATGAGCATTCATAAGAATAACAATAACATCCAACAATATAACTAATATTATGTGTATCCAACGGCAGAACGTAGAGCATTAAATGTTGGTTTGTTCTGTAGATCAGTGAACGCTGAGCTGAAGAGGGAGAACGCAGATCTGAAGAAAAGGCTGAACGAGTACAGCGAGCGATACGGGGAGACGTCTTCTAAACTCGGTGAGACAAGCAGTTTGGACTTTCGTTTTTCTGCCAAGAGTTTAGAAATGTTAGCTTGAAAATCAAGCAGTCAAGttgagaacattttaaattgatgatATTTTGATGTTGAATAATgttgaataatgaataatgttaACGTTTTCGCTatagttttccctttttttctgttgagtaGTGTCAAACTTTATGATTTTAAGTTGTCTagtcaaaataattaaaaatgtttctgtcatttctttatGCTCACAGATTACGGGAAGCTCAGATCACTTTTGCAGGCGGCTGAAACTGAGAAGACAAAACTTCAAGCCGAGGTGAAAAAGCTCAGGAAAGAGCTAGAGAACTTTGACCCGACCTTTTTCGACGAGATCGAGGATTTGAAATATAACTACAACCTGGAGGTCAAGAAGAACATCctgctggaggagcagctgaagaaagTGTGTGATCGGTTCGGCGTTGAAGCTGAGCTGCCCAGAGCGTCCGTCAGTTAGCTGGATTATTGTGCTTTTAGTGGAGACCAGCGTTTAAACGTAGATATGATCATGGCCTTTTTGTGTTAGAACGTGAAGGTTTTCAGCTAAATGTGTTTACACGATTAACTATCAACAAGCACGGCCAAAAGGCGTTTGAACGCCAGCTTCCATTTCTTATGTTAAATAAGCTTTAGATATTTTCCAAAGTGCGTTATTGAAATCATTAAGGTTCGATGTTGATACTGGATTTCCGGCTCTTCCCATCACAGAAAACTAAACGtgatccatatttttttttttttttgcagatattgATATATTTGATTCAGATTTGTTGCTGATGAAGATTTAAATCCACCAAAGTCAGTTAGAAGAATGTCTCCTGTTGAGAACAGTATAATGTTTACCTCTCAGCCTCTTCCAAAAGGCAGCTTTTAGTTAATACTAATTCTTAAATGGTGATGTAGCATATTTATAAAGATTCCTTTATATCTGTACAGTTCTGATATACAAGTGTTTGTCAATAAAGCAGCTTTGATAATAATCAGATTGTCCAAAAGAAATATtcacatacatttatttctcCCAAAGCAATTAAATGActgcaacatctttttttttttttttttttttttaactttacagCAAATTAATTGAACACTTAAAAGCATCTTCACCTGCTGAAAATGTCCAGTTGGTTAGTCAGTTTTACAGTAAAAGCTGATTCACAGTGTTGCAGCAGAAATCAATTTTGTGCCTCTTCAATGTTCATGCATTGAGCaatgtgtggagaaaaaaaaaaaaaccttaaaactGTCTACAGCGCAGCAACATCAGTTTGAGTTTGAGACAAGTGAAGTCTACACCGTCTCAAATCTGTACACCTGTCTGCGGAGCAAAGGAGCTTTTAAAGACGCTACTTCTAAGTTTCCCTGCCGCCAAATGTGCTTTCTTGGCGGGAATGGGTGGCGGCAGATGGTAACGTGCTGCAGGAACGTAACGAGGAGCGGGATCTAACTGGTTAGCTCTGTAACAGACATAAGATTTCCACCTCTGAGCAAAGAAACGAAGATTGATGCTGAACTCACAAAGTGCGAAGTTACGCTGGTCAAGCGGCAAAAGCTAAACTTCCAAATAGCTCCTTTAATACAGACCACTGTAGCTCGTGTCGTGTTAGCGAGCTCATCCTAAACCGCTTTAAGACTCACTTGATTCAGAATCTGTTCTTTCATCAGTGTCCTTCAGTGGTTTCCACTGAAATTCAAGTCAGACTTCAGACATTTCATCTGGAATTACAGTCAGTATCTGGCGGGAAGTGACAGAAGTGACGAATCCTTGCAGGGTCACGGCAGAAGCGTTAGGAATGGGAATGTTTGGCCTGGTGAGGACTGATGGGCTTCAGGGGTCAAACCGGATGTCCTGGAGTCGGCTGAAGCAGCGTCCCTTCAGTGCGGAGAAAGACGAAAACAAGTCCTGGAGGTCGGCGTACTCCCCCGTCACGCTGTCCACACAGACGACCGCCATCCTGTCGCTGAAGCAGGAGTCCCCGTCCGGCCACCGAAGGCCCAGGTGGTGACGATGAACCTGCAGAGCAGCCACAGGTCTGTCAGTTTAACACAAACGTCACCTCAAACGCTCAACCGGTGGAGTCGTCCCACCTTAACGAGCGTGCCGTCGGCGCAGTGCCAGACGATGCCCTCCACCCGGCCCTCCGGACTCCCCTGGAACCAGGACCGGAGCTGCTGGAAGTCCACCGGTGGAGGGTTCCTGATTTGAATGGTCCCGTGTGACACCAGGAAATGCACAGGATGCTTCTTACTCCCCAGTCCTGTCAGGACAGTAACACACAACTTGAAAAGACACATAATAGAATTTGACTTAATATAATTGAATAAATATTCTGTATCAATTCTGAAAGAGGTTTAAATCCATCTGAAAAGAGCCTCACGTCTTGTTTCAGTAAATTCGactgaaaaagtgaaagtaTCATGTTGTATTAAAACTgggaatttttctttcttttaaagaaGCATTCAAATGTCACATACTGTAAGAAGTGAGACATCGATGTTCTATAATCGTGCCTAAAAAAAAACGCACGCCCCAAAATCCAGCCAACCTGGACCCATCATCCAGTAGGACAAATTTTCCTGAGTGTTGGACCTgaaatctgctatatttttttggggtcactcagaaaacagtcagccaatcagaggacacATGTGGATCcactcttctgattggctcacagACCTGATGGATATCGACAGTACAGAAAATACGGGACCTTTAAACTCAACAATAAGGTGAATTAACGTCGGAGGAAAATAAGGCAGCACGTCACCATAAGGGTTCCCGTTCACGTTGGTCCCGATGAGCTCCAGCGTTTGCTCCAGAAGCTCAGCCAGAGGAACGGCTGCGACCTCGAGCACGTCCTCATCCTCGGCGCTGGGCCTGAGAATGAGGGCCGCCCCGACTTCGTAGTCCACCACAGAGGAGTGCCAGCAGTACTGCTTGTTGTCCTTCTCCACCGGAACCCAGCCTGAACatcaacatttattattatgtgCGTGTAAGTTAATAGGCTCTTCCTTCATGTCTATATCTGTTCTAAAAGGCGGGATCTATGTTGTATCaatgttaaagacattaaatgttaaaatgaatttaaagaaCATGCAGTTAAAGTTGGCATGGTGAGGTTTTATTCTCCGGCTGAAGAGACTAAACCAACAGTGATTCTATTCAGAGGACCTGGGGTGTGTCCGTGCTCATCGGGCAGAGGGTGGCCGTTGTGATGCCTGACCCTGTGAGCGGGAATCCAGGTCTCCGGAACCGTCTTAAAGTCGTTGTCTGCGTTCCACTTGAAACCTGAGGAGGAACACGGCGACGACAACAGCCAGTCAAAACTCCCCGCAGTGACGCCGACGCACAACGTGCAATAACTACTGGACATGAACCTTCACAGCTCCGGTGGGAGTGCTGGTACTTTTTGAACCTCTTCTCCGCTTGTTTGTTGGGCTTCCTGTCGAGTCGAGCCCAGAGGTAAGGCCGCCCTGCGAGACAGGAGATATTTAGCTCATGTTGTCACAGAAAGGACGTCACTTAACAAAATAATcacacatatttatttagttaatCGTTTATCTTTATGCTTTTACGTAAATATTTCAGTTGAACACTCACCTTTATAGACTGTAACGTAGCAGCAGGTACCATCCAGTTTCTCTGTGGCGAGCGCACAGTCCACGTCGGCCTGCAGAGCCGCCGGGTTCAGACCCTCAGTGGCGACAACCTGATActgctgaagacaaacagaggGAGTCTCCTTTAAACGTCTTACAGAAAACACTCAGACAGCAGATATTCACATCAAAAGAAGCAGGATCTGTcaggattttcattttcaaccccAGAGTTCATCGACAAATTTTAAACTCAGTTCTGCAACAACGTCTTTGTTCAACCTGGAGATTTGATTTTTTCcacaaatcagttttttttatttttgtcaaaataattaACATTATTTAACGACTGACTCCATTTACAGCGAATTGTTAATCTGCTTCACTATCA contains:
- the rlig1 gene encoding RNA ligase 1 isoform X2, producing the protein MRSLCSVQQKIPCVFLTEVKEEESRKRACQYQVVATEGLNPAALQADVDCALATEKLDGTCCYVTVYKGRPYLWARLDRKPNKQAEKRFKKYQHSHRSCEGFKWNADNDFKTVPETWIPAHRVRHHNGHPLPDEHGHTPGWVPVEKDNKQYCWHSSVVDYEVGAALILRPSAEDEDVLEVAAVPLAELLEQTLELIGTNVNGNPYGLGSKKHPVHFLVSHGTIQIRNPPPVDFQQLRSWFQGSPEGRVEGIVWHCADGTLVKVHRHHLGLRWPDGDSCFSDRMAVVCVDSVTGEYADLQDLFSSFSALKGRCFSRLQDIRFDP
- the rlig1 gene encoding RNA ligase 1 isoform X1 produces the protein MRSLCSVQQKIPCVFLTEVKEEESRKRACQQYQVVATEGLNPAALQADVDCALATEKLDGTCCYVTVYKGRPYLWARLDRKPNKQAEKRFKKYQHSHRSCEGFKWNADNDFKTVPETWIPAHRVRHHNGHPLPDEHGHTPGWVPVEKDNKQYCWHSSVVDYEVGAALILRPSAEDEDVLEVAAVPLAELLEQTLELIGTNVNGNPYGLGSKKHPVHFLVSHGTIQIRNPPPVDFQQLRSWFQGSPEGRVEGIVWHCADGTLVKVHRHHLGLRWPDGDSCFSDRMAVVCVDSVTGEYADLQDLFSSFSALKGRCFSRLQDIRFDP